A stretch of Imperialibacter roseus DNA encodes these proteins:
- a CDS encoding sialidase family protein: MQPQYYYEGAVANGLTRKPIDYGLYVFEIKEIDGKIYIVLNNFPGRQNGLAVLNRKFDTFEVLGHYNEPNDLKLSESAVNQLPDGSWMAICRTESGSLNYAFTTSANGRVWTKADHRKFVPNGTNSKPPFDKFKGIYYLGWQESTKVNGAFRSVFNIDVSPDGIHWERKYRFESEALFNTRAL; the protein is encoded by the coding sequence ATGCAGCCGCAATACTACTACGAAGGTGCTGTTGCTAATGGGTTGACCAGAAAGCCGATCGATTATGGGCTGTATGTGTTTGAAATCAAGGAAATTGATGGAAAAATATACATCGTACTTAATAACTTTCCGGGCAGGCAAAATGGGCTTGCTGTGCTCAACAGGAAGTTCGATACGTTTGAGGTGCTTGGGCATTACAATGAACCCAACGACCTGAAGCTGAGTGAGTCTGCGGTTAACCAACTGCCTGATGGCAGCTGGATGGCTATTTGCAGAACGGAGTCGGGAAGTTTAAACTATGCTTTCACTACCAGTGCGAATGGTAGGGTTTGGACGAAAGCTGATCACCGGAAATTTGTTCCCAATGGAACTAACTCAAAACCACCCTTTGATAAGTTCAAAGGCATTTATTATTTAGGCTGGCAGGAGTCGACCAAGGTTAACGGTGCCTTTCGAAGTGTCTTTAATATCGATGTTTCCCCGGATGGTATTCATTGGGAGAGGAAGTATCGTTTCGAGTCTGAAGCTCTTTTCAATACCCGAGCTTTGTAG